Part of the Sandaracinaceae bacterium genome is shown below.
GTCGAGGGCGTGCCGCTCCGCGTGACCATCGAGGCGAGCGACGAGGCCGGCGACGCGGGCGACGCGCTCCAGTTCATCGACTACCTCGAGGTCAACACGAGCGGCGGCGCCTGCAGCGCGGTCAGCCCCGTGCAGGACACCGACGGCGACGGCCGGCCGGACGCGTTCCCGTCGCTGCTGCCCGGCACGCCCGTCTGCTGGGACGTGGTGCCGCGCGACAACACCACCGTCATGCCCACGCCCGAGCCGCAGGTCTTCCGGGCCCGGCTGACCGTGAGCGGCGACGGCTCGCCCCTCGACGCGCGGACCGTCTACTTCCTCGTGCCGCCGGAGATCCCCGAGCTCTGCCGGATCGACTGCTGATCAGCGCGGGGCGAACCGCGTGTCGAGGCGGCCGATGCCGAGGTTGAGCGTGGTGCGCCGCGCCGCCTCGATGCGGACGCCGAAGACCTCCACCTGGCCGGTCTCCGGGTTGTGGCAGCGCGCTTCGTACATGCCCTCGGGCAGCCACTGATCGAGGATGGGCGTGCGGCCGACGCGGCTGCCGTCGAGCTCGAGCTCGCACCACGGATGCGCGACGAGCCGGAGCTGGCCGCAGCGCCCACCCTCACATGCCTCGGGGCGAGGGGCGGCGCCCGGGGAAGCGGGGGCGGCGCCCGGGGAAGCGGGGGCGGCGCTAGGGATCGGCCCCGAGATGGGCGTGACGGTCGCGCGCGTGCGCTGCCAGCTCGCGAGCTCATCACCGCGCATCGTCTCCGCGGGGACCCGGACGCATGGCGGGTTGCGCGCGGGATCGCAGAGCACGAGGTACTCGCGGCCTCGCTCCGGTCGGCGCTCCACGAGCACGACCACGCCGTCGCTCACGCCGACCTGTCGATAGCTGACGTCGAGCGGCGTGCTCGCCGTCGGCGCGACGGGCGCCGCGCAGGCCGCGCCCGAGATCCCCGTGAGCCCGAGCAGGAGCGCAACTCTTCCCCACGCGTGCATGTTCGTAGGATAGCGACGGGTAGGCGCGCCGGTCCAGTCGAGCCGGCTCAGAAGACCATGCCGAGCGCGGCGCGGACCGTCAGCTCTCTGAGCTCCGAGGTGAGGTCCGCGAAGGTGCTCAGCTCGATCAAGGGGGCGACAGGCTCGGTCGGAGGGACCAGCCGCAGGAAAGGCTCGAGGCCGAAGACCGGCTCGAGATCGCCCGCGCCGTACCATCCCTCGGTCGGCCGAAGCACGAGCGTCGAGCGCAGGCCGGCCAGGCTCGCGCCCCAGAAGCGGGCCGCCCCCTCGACGCGGCTCGTGAAGCCGCCCCTGACCGTGCCGTCGTCCAGCCCGATCCAGAGCTCCATGCCCGCCTCCGCGCCCACCACGACGTATGGGTCGAGGTTCACCTCCGCCGCCATCGACAGCCGCCCCACCCAGGTGTCTCGCGGCACCAGGCGGGCGTCCCAGCCGCCGCTCGGCTGCCGGAGCTCGAGCTCGGCGAACTCGATCAACGTCTCGTCGGCTATGGGGAAGGGCGCGCGCATCGGCACGGACTCTTGCACCTCCGCCGCTCCCACCGGGACGTTCGAGGAGGCGCCCAGCACGATTCCAAAGTTCGAGCCGCGCAGATCGGTCTCCAGACCGAGCTCTGGCGAAAACAGGTGTCCGCTGCGAAACCCGGCGTCCGGGTCCGAGACCACGAACAAGGCACCACCAAAACTCGAGCGGAGAGCGAAGGGGCCGAGCGGGACGCGAACTTCCGTGAGCGTGACGAGGCTGGTGCCGTGAGGGCCGGGGTCACGCTCCGCCATCGACACGGAATGCAGGACGTACCCCTCCGGCGTCAGCCAGGCGCCGCGCTCGGGGAACTGCGTCGCGTCGGGCACGACGAGGTCCTGGGCGCCGGCCGGTCGCGCCGCGGCGACCGTCACCAGCGCGAGGCAGAACGCGAGCCCGGGACGCATGAGGCGCAGCGTAGAATGCGCGGCGCGTGGAGTCGAATTGCTACTCTGCGGGCGTCGTGGCCGGCGTGGAGGCGCCGCTGAGCTTCAGGCGCACCCGCCAAACCAGGGAGAAGAAGCTCGGCACCACGAAGAGCGTGAGGAAGGTCGAGAGCGTCAGGCCGCCGAGGACCACGGCGCCGACCCCGCGGTAGAGCTCGCTGCCCGAGCCGGGGAAGAGCACCATCGGCATCAGCCCGGCGAGCGAGGTCAGCGTAGTCATCAGGATGGGGCGCACGCGGCTCTCGACCGCGCCGCGCACCGCGTCGTCGAGCGTCTCGCCCTCCTTGAGCCTCGCCAGCGCGCCGTCGACCACGAGGATTGCGTTGTTCACGACGACGCCGATCAGGATCAAGAACCCAAGCGCGGTCATCAGATCGAGCGGCTGCGGCGACAGGAACGCGTCGACCAGGCGGAGGCCCGCCACCCCGCCCGCCGCGGCGAGGGGGAGGGTGACCAGCACGACGACGGGCGCGAGGAAGTCCTCGAAGAGCGCGCTCATGAGCAGGTAGCTGATGATCAGCGCGAGCAGCAGCACCTCGGCGAACTGCCCCTGCGCGATCTCGAGGTCGCCCGCCGTGCCGCTGAAGCTGGTCTGCACGCTCGGCGGCAGCGAGCCGTCCGCGCGCAGCTCCGACAGCAGGGTCTCGATGCGGGCGAGCGCCTCCTCGAGCGGGACCTCGTCCGGCGGCGAGACCTCGAGCGTCAGCGCGCGTCGCCGCTCGATGCGCCGGATCACGGTCGGCCCCAGCTCCTCTCGCAGGTCGGCGAGCACGGAGAAGGGCACGACGCTCCCGTCGGCGGTGACCACGGGGGCGCCTCGGATCCCGTCCGCGTCGTCGATGCGGCCGCCGTCCTGCCGCACCCCGCGGATCATCACGTCGAGCTGCGGCTCCCCCTCCGGGCCGAGCTCCCCCACGATCGCGCCGTCCACGAACGCGTCGAGGGTCAGCCCGAGATCGCTCGTGGTCACGCCGAGGGGGGCCGCCTCGCCGCGGCGGGGATAGGCGCGCAGCTCGGGCGCCCCCGGATCGAGCGAGGGCACGGGCCGCACCTGCGCCCCGGGGACCGCCTCGCGCACCGCGCCGAAGAGCTGGCCCCCGACCTGCGACAGCGTGCCGAGATCGCTCCCGCTCAGGTTGATCTCGATCGAGCGGCCGCCGCCCGAGCGCCCGAACAGAGAGGCCTGCGTCGCGAACGCGATGAACCCGGGGATCGAGCCCTGCACGCCCCGGAGCCAGCCCAGCATGTCGCCCACGCGCTCGGGGTCCTGGGCCACCGCGCCGGCGAAGATGCGCTCGGGGCTGCCGACGAAGAAGCTCCGCGCGATGGCCGGCGCGCCGTCGGGCGTGGCCTGGGTCTGCGCGGCCACCTGTCCCTGCACGCGCTCGCCCACGCGCTCCAGCTCCGCCACCGAGGTGCCGGGCGGCGGCACCAGGATCCCGAACACGAGGTTCCGGTTGCCCTTGGGCAGGTACTCGATGGGCGGCAGGAGCGCGATCGCGATCGCGACGCACGCCCCGACCGCCCCGAACACGACGCCTCCGCTGCGCAGCGGGCTGCGCGCGATCCAGTCGACCACCGCGCCCACGCGCCGGGTGACCTGCCTCGCGATCTTCGGCTCCTCGGCGCCCTGCTTGGTCTTCAACACCCGGCCCGCGAGCCCGGGGATCACCCAGACGCTCACGATGAGCGAGGTGACGACGGCGAAGCTGATCGCGACCGCGATGTCCCGGAGCAGCTGGCCGACCTCGCCCTGCCAGGTGATGACCGGGATGAAGACGGCCGCGGTCGTCGCGGTCGAGGCGATGAGCGCGCCCGACACCTCGCGGATGCCTTCGTACGCGGCCTCCTTCGGGTCGCTCACCTTGCGGCGCCACGTGTCGATGCTCTCGAGAGAGACGATCGAGTTGTCGAGCACCATCCCGATCGCGAAGGTGATCCCGGCGAGGGACACGACGTTCACCGACCGGCCGAGCAGGGTCATGCCGAGCGCGGTGCCGAAGACGCAGATGGGGATCGCGAGGCTGACGATGCCGCTGGCGCCGAAGCTGCGCAGGAACAGGAAGAGCGCGAGGATCGCGAGCAGCGCGCCGACGATCAGGTTCTGCTGCACCAGGTCGAGCGCGCCCTGGATGTAGTCGACCTGATCGCTGATCACCTCGATGCGGAGGCCCTCGGGGCGGAAGAGGTCCTGGTCGAGCTCGTCCACCCGCTCGCGGATCTGGCGGGTGACCTCGAGCACGTTCGAGCCGGACTCGCGGCTGAGCAAGAGGACCATGGACGGCCGGTCGTCGCTCATCGCCACGCCGGTCGCGTCGCGCAGCCCGAGCGAGACCCGCGCCACGTCGCCCAGGCGGATCGGCGTGCCGTCGTCGCCGCTCGCGAGCACGATCTCCTCGAGCTGCTCGGGGTTCGGCGCCACGGCCATGGTGCGCACCAGCAGGCGGCGCCGCCCGAGCGTCACGTCGCCCGCCGACACGTCGCGCAGCTCCGTGCGGACCCGCGCGGCGATGGCGGGGATGGACAGCCCGCGCCCCGCGAGCTCGCGGGGGTCGGCCTCGATCAAGAAGACCGTGTCGCGGCCGCCGATGTGCCGGATGTCGCCGATGCCCGGCACGCGCTGGAGCTCGGGGAGGACCGTCTCCGCGACCCACGTGCGATAGGCCGCGACCGGCTGGCCGTCGGGCGTGCGGATCGCGATCACCGCGAGCGGCGGGCCGGTGTCGTCCGCCGTCTCGACCGAGGGCTCGTTCGCCGCCTCGGGGTAGTCGCCGACCTGCGTCAGCCGGTTCGTCACGCGGACGAGCGCCTCGTCGATGTCGGTCCCGACCGAGAGCTCGAGGGTCAGCGTCGCCTGGTCCGGGCGGGCCTCGCTGGTCATGCGGACCAGCCCGGGCACGTCCTTGAGCGCGTCCTCCTGGGGCTCGAGGATCTCGCTCTCGATCTCGGTCGGCGAGGCGCCGGGCCACGAGGTGCGCACGGTCAGGGTGGGGACCGAGATGTCGGGCGTCAGCTGGATGGGGAGGTCCAGGACGGACAGGGCGCCGAAGAGCACCACCAGGACGGCGGTGACGACCACGGTGACCGGCCGCTCGACCGCGATCCGGAGGAGGCCGCCGCCTCCCTTCGCGCTCACTCGGCGACCTGCACAGGCTGCCCGGGCCGGAGCCGATCGTTGCCCCGCACCACGAGCGCGTCGCCCGCGCCGAGCGCGTCCGCCTCGCCCTGGGCCTCGACCCGCACCTCTTCCCGCGCGCGCTCGAGCACCCGCACGGTCACCGGCTGCGCGACGCCGTCGACCACCCGGACCACCCGCGCCGCCGCCACCCCGTCCACGAGCGCGTCGCGCGGCACGATCAGCCCGGGCCCCTCGCGCTCGAGCGTGAAGCGCACGTCCACCGTGCTCCCGGGGAGCAGCCACGGGGTCTCCGCGTCCGACAGCAGCCGGAGCTGCGCGGTGCGCGTCTGCAGGTCCAGCGCGGGCACCCGGCCGGTGACCCGGGCCGTCGCCTCTCGATCGCCGCGCCGCAGCGTCGCCTCGGCCCCGACTGGCACCGACTCGAGCAGCTCCGGCTCGACCCGGACGAGGACCTCGGTCTGCCGGTCGCCGACGAGCTCGAGCACGGGGGTGCCCGGCGCGACCCAGTCCCCGGGGTCGACCGAGCGGGCCGCGATGACGCCGTCGAACGGGGCGACCACGCGGTGGCGGGCGAGCGCGGCGCGGGCCCGGGCGACCGAGGCCTGGGTGCTCTGCGCGTCCGCCACGAGCGCGTCCGCTTCGCTGGCGGCGCGCTCGATCTCGACCTCGCCGACGATGCGCGGCCCGGCGCGCGCGAAGCGCCGGGCGTCCCGGGTGGCCTGGTCTTCGCGCGCCTGCGTCCTCCGGTCGGCGGCGCGGGCCGCGCGCAGATCCGCCGCCGCGAGGTCGGGATCGATGCGCAGCAGGAGCTGGCCCGCCACGACCCGGTCGCCTTCGCTGACCGTGACCTCCACCACCTCCCCGTCCGCGCCGGCCGCGAGCTCCGCCCGAGCCATCGCGCGGGCCAGGCCGAGGTAGGTGCGCTCGACGCGGAGGGTGCCCGTCCGACCGTGTGCGATCTCCACCTGGGCGGGGGGTGGGCCGCCCGGACCCCCCTCGGCCGACGCCTCTCCGCAGCCAGCGAGGCAAGATGCCCCGAGCAACGATGCCGCGGTGAGGCACACGAGCTTCCGGAGCCTGGCCTGGGGAGTCACCCCCCGGGCGTAGAGCCTCGACTGTCGGAGAGCAAGCCTCGAAGGCTGCTACCCTCCGCGCCGTGTCGGAGCGGGCCCCGAAGAGCGACTCGATGGTCTACGTATTGGTGCTGGCCGTAGCGCTCGCGGGCGGCGCCATCGCGCTCTACGGGGCGTTCGGCGACGCGCCTCCCGAGGCGCCGGTCGCGGCGCCCGAGGCCGAGACCGAGCCCACGCCGCAGGACGAGGTCGGCGGGGTCGAGATCGTCGACGCCCCAGAGGGGCGCTCCAAGGCGGGCCCGGACTTCGTGCCCGACCTGCCCGAGGTGCCCGACCTGGCGACGCAGCCGCCGCCCGCGCCGCCCCCCGAAGAAGACCGAGACCCTCGGTTCGCGCAGCTGGGCGCGGAGATGCGGCTCCTGGGCCGCGCGCGCGAGCTGCTCCAGGAGCACCCGGCCGAGGCGCTCGGCGTGCTGGAGCAACACCGCCGCCTCCATCCCGCGGGGGTGCTCCGGGAGGAGCGCGAGGCGTTCGCCATCGAGGCGATGGTCATGCTGGAGCACGTCGCCGAGGCAGAGCGCCGCTACTACGAGTTCATGCGGGACTTCCCGCACTCCGACTTCCGCGGGCGGCTCGAGGAGCTGATGGAGCGCCCGCCCCACGAGGTGGGCGCGCTCGGCCGCTGAGGTATGCTGCGCCCCTTACTTTTCGAACCCTCTTTTCCGAACCCTCTCTTCCGAACCAGAGACCCGAGGTGAGCCGATGAGCGCGGTGCGCGAATTCATGGACCGGCACTACTTGCACTTCAACAGCCGGGAGGTCGTCGACGCGGCCAAGGCCTGGGAGGCGCACCTCGCCGCTGGCGGCAAGATGATGGTCACGCTCGCGGGCGCGATGAGCACGGCCCGGATCGGCCGCATCCTGGGTCGGCTCATCCGCGCGGACAAGGTGCACGCCATCTGCTG
Proteins encoded:
- a CDS encoding efflux RND transporter permease subunit; amino-acid sequence: MSAKGGGGLLRIAVERPVTVVVTAVLVVLFGALSVLDLPIQLTPDISVPTLTVRTSWPGASPTEIESEILEPQEDALKDVPGLVRMTSEARPDQATLTLELSVGTDIDEALVRVTNRLTQVGDYPEAANEPSVETADDTGPPLAVIAIRTPDGQPVAAYRTWVAETVLPELQRVPGIGDIRHIGGRDTVFLIEADPRELAGRGLSIPAIAARVRTELRDVSAGDVTLGRRRLLVRTMAVAPNPEQLEEIVLASGDDGTPIRLGDVARVSLGLRDATGVAMSDDRPSMVLLLSRESGSNVLEVTRQIRERVDELDQDLFRPEGLRIEVISDQVDYIQGALDLVQQNLIVGALLAILALFLFLRSFGASGIVSLAIPICVFGTALGMTLLGRSVNVVSLAGITFAIGMVLDNSIVSLESIDTWRRKVSDPKEAAYEGIREVSGALIASTATTAAVFIPVITWQGEVGQLLRDIAVAISFAVVTSLIVSVWVIPGLAGRVLKTKQGAEEPKIARQVTRRVGAVVDWIARSPLRSGGVVFGAVGACVAIAIALLPPIEYLPKGNRNLVFGILVPPPGTSVAELERVGERVQGQVAAQTQATPDGAPAIARSFFVGSPERIFAGAVAQDPERVGDMLGWLRGVQGSIPGFIAFATQASLFGRSGGGRSIEINLSGSDLGTLSQVGGQLFGAVREAVPGAQVRPVPSLDPGAPELRAYPRRGEAAPLGVTTSDLGLTLDAFVDGAIVGELGPEGEPQLDVMIRGVRQDGGRIDDADGIRGAPVVTADGSVVPFSVLADLREELGPTVIRRIERRRALTLEVSPPDEVPLEEALARIETLLSELRADGSLPPSVQTSFSGTAGDLEIAQGQFAEVLLLALIISYLLMSALFEDFLAPVVVLVTLPLAAAGGVAGLRLVDAFLSPQPLDLMTALGFLILIGVVVNNAILVVDGALARLKEGETLDDAVRGAVESRVRPILMTTLTSLAGLMPMVLFPGSGSELYRGVGAVVLGGLTLSTFLTLFVVPSFFSLVWRVRLKLSGASTPATTPAE
- a CDS encoding efflux RND transporter periplasmic adaptor subunit, which codes for MEIAHGRTGTLRVERTYLGLARAMARAELAAGADGEVVEVTVSEGDRVVAGQLLLRIDPDLAAADLRAARAADRRTQAREDQATRDARRFARAGPRIVGEVEIERAASEADALVADAQSTQASVARARAALARHRVVAPFDGVIAARSVDPGDWVAPGTPVLELVGDRQTEVLVRVEPELLESVPVGAEATLRRGDREATARVTGRVPALDLQTRTAQLRLLSDAETPWLLPGSTVDVRFTLEREGPGLIVPRDALVDGVAAARVVRVVDGVAQPVTVRVLERAREEVRVEAQGEADALGAGDALVVRGNDRLRPGQPVQVAE